The nucleotide window TGGCAAAATGATCCCGGGCCAGGGTTACCGCCTCCAACAGGTCGTCTCGCGCGGCCGACACATCCTGGGACCCCTGGGCGCGCGTCAGCAGCCCGGCAATTGCCGTGTGCTCCGCTTCCATCGTGCTCAGCAGCCCCTCGTCCCCGCCCGCCGACCGCATCCGTTCAAAGAGCAGCGTGTCCTCGAGCTGCGCATGCGATATCAGCGCCGCGGCGAGGAGCGCCGCCTGCTCGCGGACTTCGCCGACCGATGTCGTATGGGGAAGCGTTTCCTCGATGCGGTCGAACTGCGCGTAGAAGGCGCCATGCTCGCCGAGGAGTGCGTCGGTGATCTTCATGGGGTCACCACCACGCGAATGGCGTCGCCACCCCGGAGGGTGTCGAGCGCCTCGGCAATCTGTTCGAGCGGGAACCGGTGGGTCACGAGATCCATGAGACGCACGCTCCCCTGTCGTACCATCTCGATGGCGCGCGGGTAGTCCACGGGACGGCAGCCCAGCGAGCCGATGACCTCGATTTCCCGGAACATCACGCGGCCGGCGTTGAGCGGCAGCGTTTCCGGGCTGTACCCGACCAGCACGAGCCGTCCGCCGGTGGTGAGGCAGTTCAGGGCGGCTTCCTGCGTGACGGCCTTGCCGACCGCCTCGAACGCCACGTTGACGCCGCCGCCACTGAGCGTGCGGATCTCCTTGTCCAGCTTCCTGGTCGTGGCCGCGTTGAACACCGCCGTGGCGCCGAAGCGCTGGGCGGTTTCGAGCTTTGCATCCTTGACGTCCACGGCAATGACTCTCGCCCCGACCGCCGCGGCCACCTGGACCAGCGTGAGTCCCACCCCGCCACACCCGAACACCACCACCCAGTCGCCCGGAATCACCTTGCCGCGCCGGACCACCGCGTGGTAGGGCGTCGTCACGGCATCGGCGATGATCGATCCCTCGACCAGCGGTACGTCGTCGGGCATCGGCACCACGTCCTTGGCGGGGACCGCCACGAACTCCGCGTACCCGCCGTTGATATGATTGCCCAGCATCTGGCTGTTCTCGCAGATGTTCTCGCGCCCCGAGCGGCAGAGCGTGCAGTGCCCGCAGGAGAGCACCGCAGGGATCAGCACCCGGGCGCCCGCCGCGAGCGTGGTGACGCCCCGGCCGACTTCCGAGACGGTTCCCGCCACTTCATGCCCCAGAATGATCGGGGGCGGCTTGAAGGTCGGGGTGCCGTGATCCAGGTAATGGAGGTCGGTATGGCAGACGCCGCACCCCGCCACCTTGACCAGCACCTCGCCGGCCTCTGGCTCTGGCGTCGGGACCTCGGTCAGTTCGAGCGGCTGGTGCGCGGCGTGGAAGACGGCGGCCTTCATGCAGGTCTCCTGGTATACACGACCCGGTAGAGTTGCAGCGCGGCATGGCAGTCGCCGCACTCCTCTCGCAGGTCCTGCGCAGTGGGGAGCTCGAGCCGCACGGCGAATCCGAGCTGCTCATAGAGCTTGACGGATTCATCCAGCCGGGCTCCGACGGCGATGAACCGGCGCTCCCAGCCTTCGGCTTCGAGCGGATCGGGCGCGTCGCCGTCCGGTTCGAGTACCGGCAGCGACCGGCCCATCAGGCGGCCGCGCCTTCAGTGGCGCGCTTGGCGAGGCGCTGCTGGCCAAGCACCGCGGCACCGATGGCCGCCGTGAACTGGGCGAGCGGCTCCGGCGGAACGTTGACGTCCTGCCCCAGTTCCTCGCGGAGCACCCGCACCATGGTGGGGAACCGCATGATGCCGCCCACCAGGGTGATCTCCTGTTCCAGACGCACACGCTTCATCAGTTGGACGGAGCGCGCCACGAGCGACACGACGGCGCCGTGCAGGATGTCGCCCGGGGCACGTCCGCTCGAGACGTGATTGATCACCTCCGATTCGGCAAAGACGGCGCAGACCCCGGAGATGTTGGCGGCATCGGCCGACGCGGCGGCCACCGCCCCGATCTGCTCCGTCCCGAACCCGAGGTACCGGGCGGTCTTCTCGAGGAACGCCCCGGTCCCGGCGGCGCACTTGTCGTTCAGCCGGAAGGCCGCCACCCGGCCCCGGTCGTCGAGCCGGCTCGCCTTCATCGTCTGGCCGCCGACATCCAGCACCGTGCGGGTGTGAGGAAAGAAATGGCGCGTGCCGCGACCCTGGGCGGTG belongs to Gemmatimonadales bacterium and includes:
- a CDS encoding hemerythrin domain-containing protein — protein: MKITDALLGEHGAFYAQFDRIEETLPHTTSVGEVREQAALLAAALISHAQLEDTLLFERMRSAGGDEGLLSTMEAEHTAIAGLLTRAQGSQDVSAARDDLLEAVTLARDHFAKEEQVAFPMAESIIGAAGLTALGARWSARREVFVSDG
- a CDS encoding zinc-binding dehydrogenase, producing the protein MKAAVFHAAHQPLELTEVPTPEPEAGEVLVKVAGCGVCHTDLHYLDHGTPTFKPPPIILGHEVAGTVSEVGRGVTTLAAGARVLIPAVLSCGHCTLCRSGRENICENSQMLGNHINGGYAEFVAVPAKDVVPMPDDVPLVEGSIIADAVTTPYHAVVRRGKVIPGDWVVVFGCGGVGLTLVQVAAAVGARVIAVDVKDAKLETAQRFGATAVFNAATTRKLDKEIRTLSGGGVNVAFEAVGKAVTQEAALNCLTTGGRLVLVGYSPETLPLNAGRVMFREIEVIGSLGCRPVDYPRAIEMVRQGSVRLMDLVTHRFPLEQIAEALDTLRGGDAIRVVVTP
- a CDS encoding acyl-CoA dehydratase activase; the encoded protein is MTTLTAGIDVGSTYTKAALLTDDGTLVATAMIPTGFRLDAAATEAYTALLRHADVTREDVAYLVSTGAGRYQVPFRDLHATDLTAQGRGTRHFFPHTRTVLDVGGQTMKASRLDDRGRVAAFRLNDKCAAGTGAFLEKTARYLGFGTEQIGAVAAASADAANISGVCAVFAESEVINHVSSGRAPGDILHGAVVSLVARSVQLMKRVRLEQEITLVGGIMRFPTMVRVLREELGQDVNVPPEPLAQFTAAIGAAVLGQQRLAKRATEGAAA